Proteins from a genomic interval of Helicoverpa armigera isolate CAAS_96S chromosome 9, ASM3070526v1, whole genome shotgun sequence:
- the LOC110372731 gene encoding protein scarlet isoform X5, translated as MIPHNTKNKDPGSKFDLLFPEIEEVLGPSPTFRPCTLVWRDLTVHTKLKDGKLKRLVNNVSGIAKPGTMTALMGPSGAGKTTLMTTLAHRNPVGTIVDGEILMNGTPLGEFMHQESGYMHQDDLFVENLTVIEHLTIMARLRMDGRTSSLARKRRVNQLLRQLSLYGSRFTLIGGLDGRKTLSGGERKRLAFATELLTDPGLLFCDEPTTGLDSSSAHQMMTLLRASAAQGKTVICTIHQPNTELMAQFDKLVLLAEGRVAFAGTASQALSFFQSLGYNCPMMYNPTDYFIKVLSLTPGSESASRQAIKNVCDRFAVSDAAKELDMEIHFEFHLMDSDNSTRSVAQDKHDTFEPPFFLTKLCWLIYRYLLIILRDPRVQFVRIIQKLAIALTAGLCFMGTARLTQSGIQDVQGALFIIIAENTFTPMYSVLHMFPEEFPLLNRELKAGLYSAPIYYTARMVALLPGLLIEPTLFTLVVYWIAGLRGSLYAFSFTVFLAILVLNVAIACGSFFSCAFGSMPVAIAYLVPFDYALMMTSGIFIKLSSMPKYVSWIRHLSWLMYSNEAMSILQWDGVQNITCITDEPGMPCLSTGEQVLVTYDFASNNLWMDVLALFILYLAFHSLAVLALRHRTRRK; from the exons ATGATTCCACACAATACTAAGAATAAGGACCCGGGGTCAAAATTTGACCTTTTGTTTCCTGAAATCGAAGAGGTGCTTGGTCCAAGCCCCACATTTCGACCATGCACTCTCGTCTGGCGAGACCTAACAGTGCATACCAAACTCAAAGATGGAAAGCTGAAAAGACTTGTGAACAATG tgAGCGGTATCGCGAAACCTGGAACGATGACTGCGTTAATGGGACCTAG TGGAGCTGGCAAAACTACACTAATGACGACATTGGCACATCGAAATCCAG TGGGAACAATAGTGGACGGTGAAATCCTCATGAACGGCACCCCACTGGGCGAGTTCATGCATCAGGAGAGCGGCTATATGCACCAAGATGATCTTTTCGTCGAAAACCTCACAGTTATTGAACACCTCACTATTATG GCCCGACTACGCATGGATGGTCGCACCTCCTCCCTAGCTCGCAAGAGACGGGTGAACCAGCTACTAAGGCAGCTATCACTGTACGGGTCCAGATTCACTCTCATCGGAGGCCTGGATGGAAGGAAGACCTTGTCGGGCGGGGAGAGAAAGAGACTGGCATTTGCCACTGAg CTCTTAACCGACCCCGGCCTCCTCTTCTGCGACGAGCCGACAACTGGTCTCGACTCATCATCAGCCCATCAGATGATGACGTTGCTTCGAGCCAGTGCAGCCCAAGGCAAGACTGTCATATGCACCATACATCAGCCCAACACGGAGCTCATGGCACAGTTCGATAAGTTGGTACTGTTAGCTGAAGGAAGAGTGGCTTTCGCTGGGACGGCGTCTCAGGCTTTGAGTTTCTTTCAAAG cCTTGGCTATAACTGCCCAATGATGTACAATCCTACGGACTACTTCATAAAGGTGCTGTCTCTCACTCCTGGCTCGGAGTCAGCATCACGACAAGCCATCAAGAATGTCTGCGACAGGTTCGCAGTCAGCGATGCTGCCAAAGAATTAGACATGGAAATACATTTTGAGTTCCATTTGATGGATAGCGATAACTCCACGCGATCT GTGGCTCAAGATAAACACGATACCTTCGAACCTCCGTTTTTCCTAACAAAGCTGTGTTGGTTAATATATCGGTATCTACTTATAATACTTCGAGATCCACGAGTGCAATTTGTAAGGATAATACAAAAATTG GCTATAGCTTTAACAGCAGGCCTCTGCTTCATGGGCACAGCAAGGCTCACGCAATCCGGCATTCAAGATGTCCAGGGTGCCCTCTTCATCATCATAGCAGAGAACACGTTCACCCCCATGTACTCAGTCCTCCATATGTTCCCCGAGGAGTTCCCTCTGCTGAACAGGGAACTGAAGGCTGGATTGTATTCGGCGCCTATTTATTATACCGCGAGGATGGtggctttg CTGCCAGGTTTGCTGATAGAGCCGACACTGTTCACCCTGGTGGTGTACTGGATCGCAGGTCTACGTGGCTCCCTGTACGCTTTCAGCTTCACCGTGTTCCTGGCTATACTGGTGCTGAATGTAGCTATCGCCTGTG GTTCGTTCTTCTCGTGTGCGTTTGGTTCAATGCCAGTCGCCATAGCATACCTCGTGCCCTTCGACTACGCTCTCATGATGACCTCGGGCATCTTCATTAAACTAAG TTCAATGCCAAAATACGTCTCCTGGATCCGTCATTTATCTTGGCTGATGTACTCCAATGAAGCTATGAGCATTTTACAATGGGATGGCGTCCAAAATATAA CTTGCATCACAGACGAACCCGGTATGCCGTGCCTCAGCACCGGGGAACAAGTCCTGGTCACCTACGACTTCGCCAGCAATAATCTGTGGATGGACGTCCTCGCCCTCTTCATCCTATACCTGGCTTTCCACAGCCTAGCCGTTTTGGCGCTTAGACACAGAACCAGGAGAAAATAA
- the LOC110372731 gene encoding protein scarlet isoform X1 has product MALKVIFRSSQLGLGSCEYGNYELFDSVNLSARVIVMEMIPHNTKNKDPGSKFDLLFPEIEEVLGPSPTFRPCTLVWRDLTVHTKLKDGKLKRLVNNVSGIAKPGTMTALMGPSGAGKTTLMTTLAHRNPVGTIVDGEILMNGTPLGEFMHQESGYMHQDDLFVENLTVIEHLTIMARLRMDGRTSSLARKRRVNQLLRQLSLYGSRFTLIGGLDGRKTLSGGERKRLAFATELLTDPGLLFCDEPTTGLDSSSAHQMMTLLRASAAQGKTVICTIHQPNTELMAQFDKLVLLAEGRVAFAGTASQALSFFQSLGYNCPMMYNPTDYFIKVLSLTPGSESASRQAIKNVCDRFAVSDAAKELDMEIHFEFHLMDSDNSTRSVAQDKHDTFEPPFFLTKLCWLIYRYLLIILRDPRVQFVRIIQKLAIALTAGLCFMGTARLTQSGIQDVQGALFIIIAENTFTPMYSVLHMFPEEFPLLNRELKAGLYSAPIYYTARMVALLPGLLIEPTLFTLVVYWIAGLRGSLYAFSFTVFLAILVLNVAIACGSFFSCAFGSMPVAIAYLVPFDYALMMTSGIFIKLSSMPKYVSWIRHLSWLMYSNEAMSILQWDGVQNITCITDEPGMPCLSTGEQVLVTYDFASNNLWMDVLALFILYLAFHSLAVLALRHRTRRK; this is encoded by the exons ATGGCTTTAAAAGTCATATTTAGAAGTAGTCAATTAGGATTAGGTAGTTGTGAATATGGGAATTATGAATTGTTTGACAGTGTAAATTTATCTGCGCGTGTTATTGTTATG GAAATGATTCCACACAATACTAAGAATAAGGACCCGGGGTCAAAATTTGACCTTTTGTTTCCTGAAATCGAAGAGGTGCTTGGTCCAAGCCCCACATTTCGACCATGCACTCTCGTCTGGCGAGACCTAACAGTGCATACCAAACTCAAAGATGGAAAGCTGAAAAGACTTGTGAACAATG tgAGCGGTATCGCGAAACCTGGAACGATGACTGCGTTAATGGGACCTAG TGGAGCTGGCAAAACTACACTAATGACGACATTGGCACATCGAAATCCAG TGGGAACAATAGTGGACGGTGAAATCCTCATGAACGGCACCCCACTGGGCGAGTTCATGCATCAGGAGAGCGGCTATATGCACCAAGATGATCTTTTCGTCGAAAACCTCACAGTTATTGAACACCTCACTATTATG GCCCGACTACGCATGGATGGTCGCACCTCCTCCCTAGCTCGCAAGAGACGGGTGAACCAGCTACTAAGGCAGCTATCACTGTACGGGTCCAGATTCACTCTCATCGGAGGCCTGGATGGAAGGAAGACCTTGTCGGGCGGGGAGAGAAAGAGACTGGCATTTGCCACTGAg CTCTTAACCGACCCCGGCCTCCTCTTCTGCGACGAGCCGACAACTGGTCTCGACTCATCATCAGCCCATCAGATGATGACGTTGCTTCGAGCCAGTGCAGCCCAAGGCAAGACTGTCATATGCACCATACATCAGCCCAACACGGAGCTCATGGCACAGTTCGATAAGTTGGTACTGTTAGCTGAAGGAAGAGTGGCTTTCGCTGGGACGGCGTCTCAGGCTTTGAGTTTCTTTCAAAG cCTTGGCTATAACTGCCCAATGATGTACAATCCTACGGACTACTTCATAAAGGTGCTGTCTCTCACTCCTGGCTCGGAGTCAGCATCACGACAAGCCATCAAGAATGTCTGCGACAGGTTCGCAGTCAGCGATGCTGCCAAAGAATTAGACATGGAAATACATTTTGAGTTCCATTTGATGGATAGCGATAACTCCACGCGATCT GTGGCTCAAGATAAACACGATACCTTCGAACCTCCGTTTTTCCTAACAAAGCTGTGTTGGTTAATATATCGGTATCTACTTATAATACTTCGAGATCCACGAGTGCAATTTGTAAGGATAATACAAAAATTG GCTATAGCTTTAACAGCAGGCCTCTGCTTCATGGGCACAGCAAGGCTCACGCAATCCGGCATTCAAGATGTCCAGGGTGCCCTCTTCATCATCATAGCAGAGAACACGTTCACCCCCATGTACTCAGTCCTCCATATGTTCCCCGAGGAGTTCCCTCTGCTGAACAGGGAACTGAAGGCTGGATTGTATTCGGCGCCTATTTATTATACCGCGAGGATGGtggctttg CTGCCAGGTTTGCTGATAGAGCCGACACTGTTCACCCTGGTGGTGTACTGGATCGCAGGTCTACGTGGCTCCCTGTACGCTTTCAGCTTCACCGTGTTCCTGGCTATACTGGTGCTGAATGTAGCTATCGCCTGTG GTTCGTTCTTCTCGTGTGCGTTTGGTTCAATGCCAGTCGCCATAGCATACCTCGTGCCCTTCGACTACGCTCTCATGATGACCTCGGGCATCTTCATTAAACTAAG TTCAATGCCAAAATACGTCTCCTGGATCCGTCATTTATCTTGGCTGATGTACTCCAATGAAGCTATGAGCATTTTACAATGGGATGGCGTCCAAAATATAA CTTGCATCACAGACGAACCCGGTATGCCGTGCCTCAGCACCGGGGAACAAGTCCTGGTCACCTACGACTTCGCCAGCAATAATCTGTGGATGGACGTCCTCGCCCTCTTCATCCTATACCTGGCTTTCCACAGCCTAGCCGTTTTGGCGCTTAGACACAGAACCAGGAGAAAATAA
- the LOC110372731 gene encoding protein scarlet isoform X4, which produces MAPNEMIPHNTKNKDPGSKFDLLFPEIEEVLGPSPTFRPCTLVWRDLTVHTKLKDGKLKRLVNNVSGIAKPGTMTALMGPSGAGKTTLMTTLAHRNPVGTIVDGEILMNGTPLGEFMHQESGYMHQDDLFVENLTVIEHLTIMARLRMDGRTSSLARKRRVNQLLRQLSLYGSRFTLIGGLDGRKTLSGGERKRLAFATELLTDPGLLFCDEPTTGLDSSSAHQMMTLLRASAAQGKTVICTIHQPNTELMAQFDKLVLLAEGRVAFAGTASQALSFFQSLGYNCPMMYNPTDYFIKVLSLTPGSESASRQAIKNVCDRFAVSDAAKELDMEIHFEFHLMDSDNSTRSVAQDKHDTFEPPFFLTKLCWLIYRYLLIILRDPRVQFVRIIQKLAIALTAGLCFMGTARLTQSGIQDVQGALFIIIAENTFTPMYSVLHMFPEEFPLLNRELKAGLYSAPIYYTARMVALLPGLLIEPTLFTLVVYWIAGLRGSLYAFSFTVFLAILVLNVAIACGSFFSCAFGSMPVAIAYLVPFDYALMMTSGIFIKLSSMPKYVSWIRHLSWLMYSNEAMSILQWDGVQNITCITDEPGMPCLSTGEQVLVTYDFASNNLWMDVLALFILYLAFHSLAVLALRHRTRRK; this is translated from the exons ATGGCTCCTAAC GAAATGATTCCACACAATACTAAGAATAAGGACCCGGGGTCAAAATTTGACCTTTTGTTTCCTGAAATCGAAGAGGTGCTTGGTCCAAGCCCCACATTTCGACCATGCACTCTCGTCTGGCGAGACCTAACAGTGCATACCAAACTCAAAGATGGAAAGCTGAAAAGACTTGTGAACAATG tgAGCGGTATCGCGAAACCTGGAACGATGACTGCGTTAATGGGACCTAG TGGAGCTGGCAAAACTACACTAATGACGACATTGGCACATCGAAATCCAG TGGGAACAATAGTGGACGGTGAAATCCTCATGAACGGCACCCCACTGGGCGAGTTCATGCATCAGGAGAGCGGCTATATGCACCAAGATGATCTTTTCGTCGAAAACCTCACAGTTATTGAACACCTCACTATTATG GCCCGACTACGCATGGATGGTCGCACCTCCTCCCTAGCTCGCAAGAGACGGGTGAACCAGCTACTAAGGCAGCTATCACTGTACGGGTCCAGATTCACTCTCATCGGAGGCCTGGATGGAAGGAAGACCTTGTCGGGCGGGGAGAGAAAGAGACTGGCATTTGCCACTGAg CTCTTAACCGACCCCGGCCTCCTCTTCTGCGACGAGCCGACAACTGGTCTCGACTCATCATCAGCCCATCAGATGATGACGTTGCTTCGAGCCAGTGCAGCCCAAGGCAAGACTGTCATATGCACCATACATCAGCCCAACACGGAGCTCATGGCACAGTTCGATAAGTTGGTACTGTTAGCTGAAGGAAGAGTGGCTTTCGCTGGGACGGCGTCTCAGGCTTTGAGTTTCTTTCAAAG cCTTGGCTATAACTGCCCAATGATGTACAATCCTACGGACTACTTCATAAAGGTGCTGTCTCTCACTCCTGGCTCGGAGTCAGCATCACGACAAGCCATCAAGAATGTCTGCGACAGGTTCGCAGTCAGCGATGCTGCCAAAGAATTAGACATGGAAATACATTTTGAGTTCCATTTGATGGATAGCGATAACTCCACGCGATCT GTGGCTCAAGATAAACACGATACCTTCGAACCTCCGTTTTTCCTAACAAAGCTGTGTTGGTTAATATATCGGTATCTACTTATAATACTTCGAGATCCACGAGTGCAATTTGTAAGGATAATACAAAAATTG GCTATAGCTTTAACAGCAGGCCTCTGCTTCATGGGCACAGCAAGGCTCACGCAATCCGGCATTCAAGATGTCCAGGGTGCCCTCTTCATCATCATAGCAGAGAACACGTTCACCCCCATGTACTCAGTCCTCCATATGTTCCCCGAGGAGTTCCCTCTGCTGAACAGGGAACTGAAGGCTGGATTGTATTCGGCGCCTATTTATTATACCGCGAGGATGGtggctttg CTGCCAGGTTTGCTGATAGAGCCGACACTGTTCACCCTGGTGGTGTACTGGATCGCAGGTCTACGTGGCTCCCTGTACGCTTTCAGCTTCACCGTGTTCCTGGCTATACTGGTGCTGAATGTAGCTATCGCCTGTG GTTCGTTCTTCTCGTGTGCGTTTGGTTCAATGCCAGTCGCCATAGCATACCTCGTGCCCTTCGACTACGCTCTCATGATGACCTCGGGCATCTTCATTAAACTAAG TTCAATGCCAAAATACGTCTCCTGGATCCGTCATTTATCTTGGCTGATGTACTCCAATGAAGCTATGAGCATTTTACAATGGGATGGCGTCCAAAATATAA CTTGCATCACAGACGAACCCGGTATGCCGTGCCTCAGCACCGGGGAACAAGTCCTGGTCACCTACGACTTCGCCAGCAATAATCTGTGGATGGACGTCCTCGCCCTCTTCATCCTATACCTGGCTTTCCACAGCCTAGCCGTTTTGGCGCTTAGACACAGAACCAGGAGAAAATAA
- the LOC110372731 gene encoding protein scarlet isoform X3, whose amino-acid sequence MSGNQKEMIPHNTKNKDPGSKFDLLFPEIEEVLGPSPTFRPCTLVWRDLTVHTKLKDGKLKRLVNNVSGIAKPGTMTALMGPSGAGKTTLMTTLAHRNPVGTIVDGEILMNGTPLGEFMHQESGYMHQDDLFVENLTVIEHLTIMARLRMDGRTSSLARKRRVNQLLRQLSLYGSRFTLIGGLDGRKTLSGGERKRLAFATELLTDPGLLFCDEPTTGLDSSSAHQMMTLLRASAAQGKTVICTIHQPNTELMAQFDKLVLLAEGRVAFAGTASQALSFFQSLGYNCPMMYNPTDYFIKVLSLTPGSESASRQAIKNVCDRFAVSDAAKELDMEIHFEFHLMDSDNSTRSVAQDKHDTFEPPFFLTKLCWLIYRYLLIILRDPRVQFVRIIQKLAIALTAGLCFMGTARLTQSGIQDVQGALFIIIAENTFTPMYSVLHMFPEEFPLLNRELKAGLYSAPIYYTARMVALLPGLLIEPTLFTLVVYWIAGLRGSLYAFSFTVFLAILVLNVAIACGSFFSCAFGSMPVAIAYLVPFDYALMMTSGIFIKLSSMPKYVSWIRHLSWLMYSNEAMSILQWDGVQNITCITDEPGMPCLSTGEQVLVTYDFASNNLWMDVLALFILYLAFHSLAVLALRHRTRRK is encoded by the exons ATGAGTGGCAACCAAAAG GAAATGATTCCACACAATACTAAGAATAAGGACCCGGGGTCAAAATTTGACCTTTTGTTTCCTGAAATCGAAGAGGTGCTTGGTCCAAGCCCCACATTTCGACCATGCACTCTCGTCTGGCGAGACCTAACAGTGCATACCAAACTCAAAGATGGAAAGCTGAAAAGACTTGTGAACAATG tgAGCGGTATCGCGAAACCTGGAACGATGACTGCGTTAATGGGACCTAG TGGAGCTGGCAAAACTACACTAATGACGACATTGGCACATCGAAATCCAG TGGGAACAATAGTGGACGGTGAAATCCTCATGAACGGCACCCCACTGGGCGAGTTCATGCATCAGGAGAGCGGCTATATGCACCAAGATGATCTTTTCGTCGAAAACCTCACAGTTATTGAACACCTCACTATTATG GCCCGACTACGCATGGATGGTCGCACCTCCTCCCTAGCTCGCAAGAGACGGGTGAACCAGCTACTAAGGCAGCTATCACTGTACGGGTCCAGATTCACTCTCATCGGAGGCCTGGATGGAAGGAAGACCTTGTCGGGCGGGGAGAGAAAGAGACTGGCATTTGCCACTGAg CTCTTAACCGACCCCGGCCTCCTCTTCTGCGACGAGCCGACAACTGGTCTCGACTCATCATCAGCCCATCAGATGATGACGTTGCTTCGAGCCAGTGCAGCCCAAGGCAAGACTGTCATATGCACCATACATCAGCCCAACACGGAGCTCATGGCACAGTTCGATAAGTTGGTACTGTTAGCTGAAGGAAGAGTGGCTTTCGCTGGGACGGCGTCTCAGGCTTTGAGTTTCTTTCAAAG cCTTGGCTATAACTGCCCAATGATGTACAATCCTACGGACTACTTCATAAAGGTGCTGTCTCTCACTCCTGGCTCGGAGTCAGCATCACGACAAGCCATCAAGAATGTCTGCGACAGGTTCGCAGTCAGCGATGCTGCCAAAGAATTAGACATGGAAATACATTTTGAGTTCCATTTGATGGATAGCGATAACTCCACGCGATCT GTGGCTCAAGATAAACACGATACCTTCGAACCTCCGTTTTTCCTAACAAAGCTGTGTTGGTTAATATATCGGTATCTACTTATAATACTTCGAGATCCACGAGTGCAATTTGTAAGGATAATACAAAAATTG GCTATAGCTTTAACAGCAGGCCTCTGCTTCATGGGCACAGCAAGGCTCACGCAATCCGGCATTCAAGATGTCCAGGGTGCCCTCTTCATCATCATAGCAGAGAACACGTTCACCCCCATGTACTCAGTCCTCCATATGTTCCCCGAGGAGTTCCCTCTGCTGAACAGGGAACTGAAGGCTGGATTGTATTCGGCGCCTATTTATTATACCGCGAGGATGGtggctttg CTGCCAGGTTTGCTGATAGAGCCGACACTGTTCACCCTGGTGGTGTACTGGATCGCAGGTCTACGTGGCTCCCTGTACGCTTTCAGCTTCACCGTGTTCCTGGCTATACTGGTGCTGAATGTAGCTATCGCCTGTG GTTCGTTCTTCTCGTGTGCGTTTGGTTCAATGCCAGTCGCCATAGCATACCTCGTGCCCTTCGACTACGCTCTCATGATGACCTCGGGCATCTTCATTAAACTAAG TTCAATGCCAAAATACGTCTCCTGGATCCGTCATTTATCTTGGCTGATGTACTCCAATGAAGCTATGAGCATTTTACAATGGGATGGCGTCCAAAATATAA CTTGCATCACAGACGAACCCGGTATGCCGTGCCTCAGCACCGGGGAACAAGTCCTGGTCACCTACGACTTCGCCAGCAATAATCTGTGGATGGACGTCCTCGCCCTCTTCATCCTATACCTGGCTTTCCACAGCCTAGCCGTTTTGGCGCTTAGACACAGAACCAGGAGAAAATAA
- the LOC110372731 gene encoding protein scarlet isoform X2, with translation MSGNQKVNGDRLSFTTEQQASDETYEMIPHNTKNKDPGSKFDLLFPEIEEVLGPSPTFRPCTLVWRDLTVHTKLKDGKLKRLVNNVSGIAKPGTMTALMGPSGAGKTTLMTTLAHRNPVGTIVDGEILMNGTPLGEFMHQESGYMHQDDLFVENLTVIEHLTIMARLRMDGRTSSLARKRRVNQLLRQLSLYGSRFTLIGGLDGRKTLSGGERKRLAFATELLTDPGLLFCDEPTTGLDSSSAHQMMTLLRASAAQGKTVICTIHQPNTELMAQFDKLVLLAEGRVAFAGTASQALSFFQSLGYNCPMMYNPTDYFIKVLSLTPGSESASRQAIKNVCDRFAVSDAAKELDMEIHFEFHLMDSDNSTRSVAQDKHDTFEPPFFLTKLCWLIYRYLLIILRDPRVQFVRIIQKLAIALTAGLCFMGTARLTQSGIQDVQGALFIIIAENTFTPMYSVLHMFPEEFPLLNRELKAGLYSAPIYYTARMVALLPGLLIEPTLFTLVVYWIAGLRGSLYAFSFTVFLAILVLNVAIACGSFFSCAFGSMPVAIAYLVPFDYALMMTSGIFIKLSSMPKYVSWIRHLSWLMYSNEAMSILQWDGVQNITCITDEPGMPCLSTGEQVLVTYDFASNNLWMDVLALFILYLAFHSLAVLALRHRTRRK, from the exons ATGAGTGGCAACCAAAAGGTAAATGGGGACCGATTGAGTTTCACAACAGAACAACAAGCTTCTGACGAGACCTAT GAAATGATTCCACACAATACTAAGAATAAGGACCCGGGGTCAAAATTTGACCTTTTGTTTCCTGAAATCGAAGAGGTGCTTGGTCCAAGCCCCACATTTCGACCATGCACTCTCGTCTGGCGAGACCTAACAGTGCATACCAAACTCAAAGATGGAAAGCTGAAAAGACTTGTGAACAATG tgAGCGGTATCGCGAAACCTGGAACGATGACTGCGTTAATGGGACCTAG TGGAGCTGGCAAAACTACACTAATGACGACATTGGCACATCGAAATCCAG TGGGAACAATAGTGGACGGTGAAATCCTCATGAACGGCACCCCACTGGGCGAGTTCATGCATCAGGAGAGCGGCTATATGCACCAAGATGATCTTTTCGTCGAAAACCTCACAGTTATTGAACACCTCACTATTATG GCCCGACTACGCATGGATGGTCGCACCTCCTCCCTAGCTCGCAAGAGACGGGTGAACCAGCTACTAAGGCAGCTATCACTGTACGGGTCCAGATTCACTCTCATCGGAGGCCTGGATGGAAGGAAGACCTTGTCGGGCGGGGAGAGAAAGAGACTGGCATTTGCCACTGAg CTCTTAACCGACCCCGGCCTCCTCTTCTGCGACGAGCCGACAACTGGTCTCGACTCATCATCAGCCCATCAGATGATGACGTTGCTTCGAGCCAGTGCAGCCCAAGGCAAGACTGTCATATGCACCATACATCAGCCCAACACGGAGCTCATGGCACAGTTCGATAAGTTGGTACTGTTAGCTGAAGGAAGAGTGGCTTTCGCTGGGACGGCGTCTCAGGCTTTGAGTTTCTTTCAAAG cCTTGGCTATAACTGCCCAATGATGTACAATCCTACGGACTACTTCATAAAGGTGCTGTCTCTCACTCCTGGCTCGGAGTCAGCATCACGACAAGCCATCAAGAATGTCTGCGACAGGTTCGCAGTCAGCGATGCTGCCAAAGAATTAGACATGGAAATACATTTTGAGTTCCATTTGATGGATAGCGATAACTCCACGCGATCT GTGGCTCAAGATAAACACGATACCTTCGAACCTCCGTTTTTCCTAACAAAGCTGTGTTGGTTAATATATCGGTATCTACTTATAATACTTCGAGATCCACGAGTGCAATTTGTAAGGATAATACAAAAATTG GCTATAGCTTTAACAGCAGGCCTCTGCTTCATGGGCACAGCAAGGCTCACGCAATCCGGCATTCAAGATGTCCAGGGTGCCCTCTTCATCATCATAGCAGAGAACACGTTCACCCCCATGTACTCAGTCCTCCATATGTTCCCCGAGGAGTTCCCTCTGCTGAACAGGGAACTGAAGGCTGGATTGTATTCGGCGCCTATTTATTATACCGCGAGGATGGtggctttg CTGCCAGGTTTGCTGATAGAGCCGACACTGTTCACCCTGGTGGTGTACTGGATCGCAGGTCTACGTGGCTCCCTGTACGCTTTCAGCTTCACCGTGTTCCTGGCTATACTGGTGCTGAATGTAGCTATCGCCTGTG GTTCGTTCTTCTCGTGTGCGTTTGGTTCAATGCCAGTCGCCATAGCATACCTCGTGCCCTTCGACTACGCTCTCATGATGACCTCGGGCATCTTCATTAAACTAAG TTCAATGCCAAAATACGTCTCCTGGATCCGTCATTTATCTTGGCTGATGTACTCCAATGAAGCTATGAGCATTTTACAATGGGATGGCGTCCAAAATATAA CTTGCATCACAGACGAACCCGGTATGCCGTGCCTCAGCACCGGGGAACAAGTCCTGGTCACCTACGACTTCGCCAGCAATAATCTGTGGATGGACGTCCTCGCCCTCTTCATCCTATACCTGGCTTTCCACAGCCTAGCCGTTTTGGCGCTTAGACACAGAACCAGGAGAAAATAA